Proteins encoded by one window of Pseudomonas tructae:
- the glyA gene encoding serine hydroxymethyltransferase — protein sequence MFSKQDQIQGYDDALLAAINAEEQRQEDHIELIASENYTSKRVMQAQGSGLTNKYAEGYPGKRYYGGCEHVDKVEQLAIDRAKQLFGADYANVQPHSGSSANSAVYLALLQAGDTILGMSLAHGGHLTHGAKVSSSGKLYNAVQYGIDTKTGLIDYDEVERLAVESKPKMIVAGFSAYSKTLDFPRFRQIADKVGAYLFVDMAHVAGLVAAGLYPNPLPYADVVTTTTHKTLRGPRGGLILARGNEEIEKKLNAAVFPGAQGGPLMHVIAAKAVCFKEALEPGFKTYQQQVIDNAQAMAKVFIERGYDVVSGGTDNHLFLVSLIRQGLTGKDADAALGRAHITVNKNAVPNDPQSPFVTSGLRIGTPAVTSRGFKVSQCVELAGWICDILDNLGDADVEADVAKNVSALCADFPVYR from the coding sequence ATGTTCAGCAAGCAAGACCAGATCCAGGGTTACGACGATGCACTGCTGGCGGCAATCAATGCCGAAGAGCAACGTCAGGAAGATCACATCGAGCTGATCGCCTCGGAAAACTACACCAGCAAGCGTGTCATGCAGGCCCAGGGCAGCGGTCTGACCAACAAATACGCCGAAGGTTACCCGGGCAAGCGCTACTACGGTGGTTGCGAGCATGTGGATAAAGTCGAGCAACTGGCTATCGATCGCGCCAAGCAGCTGTTCGGTGCCGACTACGCCAACGTCCAGCCGCACTCCGGCTCCTCGGCCAACAGCGCGGTGTACCTGGCCCTGCTGCAGGCTGGCGACACTATCCTGGGGATGAGCCTGGCCCACGGCGGCCACCTGACCCACGGTGCCAAGGTGTCGTCCTCGGGCAAGCTGTACAACGCCGTGCAGTACGGTATCGACACCAAAACCGGTCTGATCGACTACGACGAGGTCGAGCGCCTGGCGGTTGAGAGCAAGCCGAAGATGATCGTTGCCGGGTTTTCGGCCTACTCGAAAACCCTTGATTTCCCACGCTTTCGTCAGATTGCCGACAAGGTCGGCGCCTACCTGTTCGTCGACATGGCCCACGTTGCCGGCCTGGTCGCCGCTGGCCTGTACCCGAATCCGCTGCCGTACGCCGACGTGGTCACCACCACCACGCACAAGACCCTGCGCGGCCCGCGCGGCGGCCTGATCCTGGCGCGCGGCAACGAAGAGATCGAGAAGAAGCTCAACGCAGCGGTGTTCCCCGGCGCCCAGGGCGGCCCGCTGATGCATGTGATCGCGGCCAAGGCCGTGTGCTTCAAGGAAGCGCTGGAGCCGGGCTTCAAGACTTATCAACAGCAGGTGATCGACAACGCCCAGGCCATGGCCAAAGTGTTCATCGAGCGTGGCTACGACGTGGTTTCCGGCGGCACCGACAACCACCTGTTCCTGGTCAGCCTGATCCGCCAGGGCCTGACCGGCAAAGACGCCGACGCCGCCCTGGGCCGCGCCCACATCACCGTCAACAAGAACGCCGTGCCCAACGATCCGCAGTCGCCGTTCGTCACCTCCGGCCTGCGCATCGGCACCCCGGCGGTCACCAGCCGCGGCTTCAAGGTCAGCCAGTGCGTGGAGCTGGCCGGCTGGATCTGCGACATCCTCGACAACCTCGGCGATGCCGATGTCGAGGCCGATGTGGCGAAGAACGTGTCGGCACTCTGTGCAGATTTTCCGGTTTACCGCTGA
- a CDS encoding threonine aldolase family protein yields MTDQSQQFASDNYSGICPEAWAAMEKANQGHERAYGDDQWTARASEYFRKLFETDCEVFFAFNGTAANSLALSSLCQSYHSVICSETAHVETDECGAPEFFSNGSKLLTARSEAGKLTPESIREVALKRQDIHYPKPRVVTITQATEVGSVYRPDELKAISATCKELGLNLHMDGARFSNACAFLGCTPAELTWKSGVDVLCFGGTKNGMAVGEAILFFNRELAEDFDYRCKQAGQLASKMRFLSAPWVGLLEDGAWLRHAKHANRCAQLLSELVSHVPGVELMFPVQANGVFLQMSEPALEALRNKGWRFYTFIGSGGARFMCSWDTEEARVRELAADIRAVMGA; encoded by the coding sequence ATGACAGATCAAAGCCAGCAATTCGCCAGCGACAACTACTCAGGTATCTGCCCAGAAGCCTGGGCCGCCATGGAAAAGGCCAACCAGGGTCATGAGCGCGCCTACGGCGACGACCAATGGACGGCACGCGCTTCGGAATACTTCCGCAAACTGTTCGAAACCGACTGCGAAGTGTTCTTCGCCTTCAACGGCACTGCGGCCAACTCGTTGGCGTTGTCGTCCCTGTGCCAGAGCTATCACAGCGTGATCTGCTCGGAGACCGCCCACGTCGAGACCGACGAGTGCGGCGCGCCGGAGTTCTTCTCCAACGGCTCCAAATTGCTTACCGCACGCAGCGAAGCCGGCAAGCTGACCCCCGAGTCGATCCGTGAAGTGGCGCTCAAGCGCCAGGATATCCACTACCCCAAACCCCGCGTAGTCACCATCACCCAGGCCACCGAAGTGGGCAGCGTCTATCGCCCCGACGAGCTCAAGGCGATCAGCGCCACCTGCAAGGAGCTGGGCCTGAACCTGCACATGGACGGCGCGCGCTTCAGCAATGCCTGCGCCTTTCTGGGCTGCACGCCGGCCGAGCTGACCTGGAAGTCCGGGGTCGATGTGCTGTGCTTTGGCGGTACCAAGAACGGCATGGCGGTGGGCGAGGCGATCCTGTTCTTCAACCGCGAGCTGGCGGAAGACTTCGACTACCGCTGCAAACAGGCCGGGCAACTGGCCTCGAAGATGCGCTTCCTCTCGGCCCCCTGGGTCGGCCTGCTCGAAGACGGCGCCTGGCTGCGCCACGCCAAACATGCCAACCGCTGCGCACAACTGCTCAGCGAGCTGGTAAGCCATGTGCCAGGGGTCGAGCTGATGTTCCCGGTGCAAGCCAACGGGGTGTTCCTGCAGATGTCGGAACCGGCGCTGGAAGCCTTGCGTAACAAGGGCTGGCGTTTTTACACCTTCATCGGCAGCGGCGGCGCGCGGTTCATGTGCTCGTGGGATACCGAAGAGGCGCGGGTGCGTGAGCTGGCAGCGGATATCCGCGCTGTAATGGGGGCTTGA
- a CDS encoding methyl-accepting chemotaxis protein, whose translation MTEMVATAVHEMGLTVQDIAQNAGNAAVASQTARSEALQAREVVRRSISHIEGMSAEIGQAASAVGELATEVASIDEVLAVIRSISEQTNLLALNAAIEAARAGEMGRGFAVVADEVRTLARRTQVSTDQVQQMILRLKQGAGSAVASMQAGQAATGTGVASTQQTGASLGTITDQVEHISDMNHQVATATEEQSAVTEEINRTVQGISDLARETAADVQGCRQECQALRGLADDLARQMGGFRL comes from the coding sequence ATGACCGAAATGGTCGCCACAGCCGTGCATGAGATGGGCCTGACCGTACAGGACATCGCCCAGAATGCTGGCAATGCCGCAGTTGCATCGCAGACCGCGCGCAGCGAAGCGCTACAAGCCCGGGAGGTTGTGCGTCGCTCGATTAGCCATATCGAGGGCATGTCTGCCGAGATTGGCCAGGCGGCCAGCGCGGTGGGCGAGCTGGCCACGGAAGTGGCATCGATTGATGAAGTGCTTGCAGTGATCCGCAGCATTTCCGAGCAAACCAACCTCTTGGCACTTAACGCGGCCATCGAGGCGGCGCGAGCAGGGGAGATGGGTCGCGGATTTGCGGTGGTTGCCGATGAAGTCCGGACCCTGGCGCGGCGCACCCAGGTGTCCACCGATCAAGTGCAGCAGATGATCCTGCGCCTCAAGCAGGGCGCCGGCAGTGCGGTGGCGTCGATGCAGGCCGGGCAGGCGGCGACGGGGACGGGGGTGGCGTCGACCCAGCAGACAGGTGCATCGCTGGGCACCATTACCGATCAGGTCGAGCACATCAGTGACATGAACCATCAAGTGGCGACGGCGACGGAAGAGCAGTCGGCGGTTACCGAGGAGATCAACCGTACAGTGCAGGGTATTTCCGATCTGGCGCGGGAGACGGCGGCAGATGTGCAAGGCTGTCGCCAGGAGTGTCAGGCATTGCGCGGGTTGGCCGATGATCTGGCGCGGCAGATGGGAGGGTTTCGCCTTTGA
- a CDS encoding cell division protein ZapA codes for MRTSAQPISVVSILGSDYSIKAPEGQEQALAQAVQMLNASLADTKRKYPTLIGDKLLVLAALNLCSQQIDLQQQHQQALDRYQEQVNATVDVIARTISNS; via the coding sequence ATGAGAACCTCAGCGCAGCCGATCAGTGTCGTGTCGATCCTGGGCAGCGACTATTCGATCAAGGCCCCCGAAGGCCAGGAGCAGGCGCTGGCGCAAGCGGTGCAGATGCTCAATGCCTCATTGGCCGACACCAAGCGTAAATACCCCACCCTGATCGGTGACAAGCTGCTGGTACTGGCAGCCCTCAACCTGTGCTCGCAGCAGATCGATCTGCAACAGCAGCACCAGCAGGCCCTCGACCGTTACCAAGAGCAAGTCAACGCCACGGTCGATGTGATTGCCCGGACCATCAGCAACAGCTGA
- a CDS encoding methyl-accepting chemotaxis protein, whose protein sequence is MSLRNMNIAPRALLGFALIGALMLALGLFALNQMSKIRQAGETIENSTVPSITNLDQLTQLTLRLRTLSYRLLLNREAGTLQATLTLIDQRNQQIDDARRTYETVITGNQERAAYNQYVQLLGQYRQLENRMRLASQSNDLETLRNLINRDMLDSSEQINSVMEQLIGINTTQTSEINRTAAEQYGNAVALVIGLLLAATALTLICALLLTRSIVKPIEEALQAAERIAEGDLTRSIQAEGQDEAARLLKAMAKMQNKLRDTLQQISGSATQLASAAEELNSVTDESARGLQQQNNEIEQAATAVTEMTSAVEEVARNAVSTSEASKEATRSAGDGRDLVLETVSAIERMSTDVQGTAELIGNLAEESRDIGKVLDVIRGLADQTNLLALNAAIEAARAGEAGRGFAVVADEVRALAHRTQQSTSEIERMIGSIQGGTEQAVNSMRNSTERAESTLNIARGAGLALETITGAVAEINERNLVIASAAEEQAQVAREVDRNLVNINDLSVQSATGAHQTSAASAELSRLAVDLSSLVARFSV, encoded by the coding sequence ATGTCCCTACGCAACATGAACATCGCTCCGCGTGCACTCCTGGGGTTTGCCCTGATCGGTGCACTGATGCTGGCCCTGGGTTTGTTCGCCCTGAACCAGATGAGCAAGATTCGCCAGGCCGGCGAAACCATCGAAAACTCAACGGTGCCAAGCATCACCAACCTTGACCAGTTGACCCAGTTGACCCTGCGCCTGCGCACCCTGTCCTATCGTCTGCTGCTCAACCGTGAAGCCGGCACCCTGCAGGCTACCCTCACGCTGATCGACCAGCGCAACCAGCAGATCGACGACGCGCGCCGGACCTATGAGACAGTAATCACCGGTAACCAGGAACGCGCAGCCTACAACCAGTACGTACAGTTGCTGGGGCAGTACCGTCAGCTGGAAAACCGCATGCGCCTGGCGTCGCAGAGCAATGACCTGGAGACGCTGCGCAACCTGATCAACCGCGACATGCTCGACAGCTCCGAGCAGATCAACAGCGTCATGGAGCAACTGATCGGCATCAACACCACGCAAACCAGCGAGATCAACCGTACCGCCGCCGAGCAGTATGGCAACGCTGTCGCTCTGGTCATCGGCCTGCTACTGGCCGCCACCGCCCTGACCCTGATCTGTGCCCTACTGCTGACCCGCAGTATCGTCAAGCCGATCGAGGAAGCCCTGCAGGCTGCCGAACGCATCGCTGAAGGCGACCTGACCCGCAGCATCCAGGCCGAAGGCCAGGACGAAGCCGCACGCCTGCTCAAGGCCATGGCCAAGATGCAGAACAAGCTGCGCGACACCCTGCAGCAGATTTCCGGCTCCGCCACCCAACTGGCCTCGGCGGCTGAAGAGCTCAACAGCGTCACCGACGAAAGCGCCCGTGGCCTGCAGCAGCAGAACAACGAAATCGAACAGGCCGCCACCGCCGTCACCGAGATGACCAGCGCCGTGGAAGAAGTCGCACGTAACGCCGTAAGCACTTCCGAAGCCTCGAAAGAAGCCACCCGTTCGGCCGGCGATGGCCGTGACCTGGTGCTGGAAACCGTCAGCGCCATCGAGCGCATGAGCACTGATGTACAGGGCACCGCCGAACTGATCGGCAACCTGGCCGAAGAATCGCGGGACATCGGCAAGGTGCTCGACGTAATTCGCGGCCTGGCCGACCAGACCAACCTGCTGGCGCTCAACGCTGCCATCGAAGCGGCCCGCGCCGGTGAAGCCGGTCGTGGCTTTGCCGTGGTGGCTGATGAAGTCCGCGCCCTGGCCCACCGCACCCAGCAGTCGACCAGCGAAATCGAACGGATGATCGGCAGCATCCAGGGCGGTACCGAGCAGGCGGTCAACTCCATGCGCAACAGCACCGAACGCGCCGAGTCGACCCTGAACATCGCCCGTGGTGCGGGCCTGGCGCTGGAAACCATCACCGGCGCGGTGGCCGAAATCAACGAGCGCAACCTGGTAATCGCCAGCGCCGCCGAAGAGCAGGCGCAGGTTGCCCGGGAAGTGGACCGCAACCTGGTCAACATCAACGACCTGTCGGTGCAGTCGGCCACCGGCGCCCACCAGACCAGCGCGGCCAGCGCCGAGCTGTCGCGCCTGGCGGTGGACCTGAGCAGCCTGGTGGCGCGTTTCAGCGTTTAA
- a CDS encoding flavin monoamine oxidase family protein, translating to MSAIPSRILSAQRVLDNQVRALIPDFPFDYGQYLMDKGQAPLGRIQPQYHGRQVLVVGAGVAGLVAAYEAMRMGLHPVVVDASGRVGGRLFSSPVDGGVPFERGAMRFPLSGQALMHYFGKVGMLENSEDFPNPGSAAAVSTVVDYADEKFYYEVGNNNFPRPPAFENIEIKFFEEFLEQAPIHFLEMEQAMSAGTIDQAKIKRLWNTILTEGWDNLSFHAAMVEQARWSDEDINLFGQIGFGTGGWNTDFPNCFLEVLRVLYTGLDINHLLMRDGADQLPQRLWERTARSFGDEQAGDWAEEPTVEKLSIAALGGKNPLRQEVRQIQRVTNNQFEVLIHDLDSGVDHRQLFSAVVYTPHVRVLDKFRYMNGAEGLEASRSLLTQPQWEAVMYTHYMQSAKVFAATDEPFWTRRGEDGRQLMSITLSDRLTRGTYLVDYSRSTGAYKGSGIFLSYTWNDDSLKFLGDRQGRLPQHGELCTALLDQVYPGLDLTSHFAVADPFVEINWEDEPFYLGAFKMNLPGQYEYQRLLFSQFKEGSDGTAVDGFILAGDDVSWTGGWAEGAVTTALNAVDKLVMRYNNGFYQTGGPIEQWDHLKPAVLADLPLKR from the coding sequence ATGTCCGCAATCCCTTCACGCATCTTATCCGCCCAACGTGTCCTGGATAATCAGGTACGCGCCCTGATTCCCGACTTTCCTTTCGACTATGGTCAATACCTGATGGATAAGGGGCAGGCGCCACTTGGCCGTATTCAACCGCAATACCATGGCCGGCAGGTGCTGGTGGTTGGCGCGGGAGTGGCCGGCCTGGTTGCTGCCTACGAGGCGATGCGCATGGGCCTGCACCCGGTGGTGGTGGATGCCAGCGGGCGAGTTGGCGGGCGTTTGTTTTCCAGCCCGGTTGACGGTGGTGTGCCGTTCGAGCGAGGCGCCATGCGCTTTCCTTTGTCTGGACAAGCGCTTATGCATTACTTCGGCAAAGTTGGCATGCTCGAAAATAGCGAGGACTTCCCCAATCCCGGAAGTGCTGCTGCCGTGAGTACGGTGGTTGATTATGCCGATGAGAAGTTTTACTACGAGGTGGGTAACAATAACTTTCCCAGGCCGCCGGCGTTTGAAAACATCGAAATCAAATTTTTCGAGGAGTTTCTGGAACAGGCACCTATCCATTTTTTGGAAATGGAACAGGCAATGTCTGCGGGCACAATCGATCAGGCCAAGATCAAACGCTTATGGAATACCATTTTGACGGAAGGCTGGGACAACCTCAGCTTTCATGCCGCGATGGTCGAGCAGGCGCGTTGGTCCGACGAGGACATCAACCTGTTCGGTCAGATCGGTTTTGGCACCGGTGGCTGGAACACCGACTTCCCCAATTGCTTCCTGGAAGTGCTGCGTGTTTTGTATACAGGGCTCGACATCAACCATCTGTTGATGCGCGATGGTGCCGATCAACTGCCGCAACGGCTGTGGGAACGGACAGCAAGGAGCTTTGGTGACGAGCAAGCGGGCGACTGGGCTGAGGAGCCAACGGTTGAGAAACTGAGCATAGCCGCCCTGGGTGGTAAAAACCCTCTGCGTCAGGAAGTGCGACAGATTCAGCGAGTTACTAATAACCAGTTTGAGGTGCTGATCCATGACCTGGATAGCGGTGTTGATCATCGCCAGTTGTTTTCTGCTGTGGTCTACACCCCCCATGTACGAGTCCTCGACAAGTTCCGCTACATGAATGGCGCCGAAGGGCTAGAGGCAAGCCGCTCGCTACTGACCCAGCCCCAGTGGGAAGCAGTGATGTATACCCACTACATGCAGTCGGCCAAGGTCTTCGCCGCAACTGATGAGCCGTTCTGGACTAGGCGCGGGGAGGATGGCAGGCAGTTGATGAGCATTACCCTGTCTGACCGACTGACCCGCGGCACTTATCTGGTCGACTACAGCCGCAGCACTGGGGCGTACAAAGGCAGTGGGATCTTCCTGTCGTACACCTGGAATGACGACAGCCTGAAGTTTCTTGGCGATCGCCAAGGCCGCCTGCCGCAACATGGTGAGCTGTGTACGGCCTTGCTTGATCAGGTGTATCCCGGTCTGGACCTGACCTCGCATTTTGCGGTGGCTGACCCCTTTGTAGAGATCAACTGGGAAGACGAGCCTTTCTACCTTGGGGCTTTCAAGATGAACCTGCCGGGACAATACGAGTATCAGCGGTTGCTGTTCAGCCAGTTCAAGGAGGGCAGTGACGGCACGGCAGTGGATGGCTTCATCCTGGCTGGAGACGATGTCTCCTGGACCGGCGGCTGGGCGGAGGGGGCTGTAACCACGGCCTTGAATGCAGTGGACAAATTGGTCATGCGTTACAACAACGGTTTCTACCAGACAGGTGGCCCCATCGAGCAATGGGACCACCTCAAGCCGGCCGTACTGGCCGATCTGCCGCTTAAACGCTGA
- a CDS encoding nitrilase-related carbon-nitrogen hydrolase, with protein MRDSSLPLRIACAQVAPKVADVTHNRNISNAAIQAAADADAELVVLPELMQSGYVFHDREEALSVAEGLYGETLLGWYERARALDIIVVGGFCEYLSPYEVANSAVLIDPRGLISLYRKAHLWDQEKLIFTPGNQPPPIVRTAKGRIGLMICYDLELPEWVRLAALGGAQLLCAPVNWPDLGRPAGERPAEIVRVQAAAAVNRMFIASCDRHGHERGVDWVGGSTIVDADGYPLAGASSNPEDQLLITDIDLAEADNKWISEHNHVHEDRRPELYGGLCSTSTRSAHPLSAHCNKTECNPPPHLHR; from the coding sequence ATGCGCGACTCATCACTACCTTTACGAATCGCTTGTGCCCAAGTTGCACCAAAAGTTGCTGATGTGACGCACAACCGAAATATCTCCAATGCCGCTATCCAGGCAGCTGCGGACGCGGACGCCGAACTGGTGGTGCTGCCAGAGCTGATGCAAAGCGGCTACGTGTTCCATGACCGCGAAGAGGCCTTGAGTGTTGCCGAGGGTCTGTACGGCGAAACATTGCTCGGCTGGTACGAGCGTGCCCGTGCGCTCGACATCATCGTCGTTGGCGGGTTCTGCGAATACCTGTCGCCTTACGAAGTCGCCAACAGCGCCGTGTTGATCGACCCCCGCGGCTTGATTTCCCTCTATCGCAAAGCCCATCTGTGGGATCAGGAAAAACTCATCTTCACCCCCGGCAATCAACCGCCTCCCATCGTGCGCACTGCCAAAGGCCGGATCGGCCTGATGATCTGCTACGACCTGGAACTGCCTGAATGGGTTCGTCTGGCGGCCCTCGGCGGTGCCCAACTGCTTTGTGCCCCGGTCAACTGGCCGGACCTGGGGCGCCCGGCAGGCGAGCGGCCGGCCGAGATCGTCCGCGTGCAAGCAGCGGCTGCAGTCAACCGCATGTTCATCGCCAGTTGTGATCGTCACGGCCACGAGCGGGGCGTGGACTGGGTGGGCGGCTCAACCATCGTCGACGCCGACGGGTACCCCCTGGCCGGCGCCAGCAGCAATCCCGAAGATCAACTGCTGATCACCGATATCGATCTGGCCGAGGCCGACAACAAATGGATCAGCGAGCATAACCATGTGCACGAAGATCGCCGCCCAGAGCTCTACGGCGGCCTGTGCAGCACTAGTACTCGATCCGCACATCCCCTTTCGGCACACTGCAACAAGACAGAATGTAACCCTCCGCCACATCTTCATCGGTGA
- the gbcB gene encoding glycine-betaine demethylase subunit GbcB: MSNSFLNPVSTQTWANGRHIVRCVKVIQETWDVRTFCFMADQPIMFFFKPGQFVTLELEIDGEPIMRSYTISSSPSVPYSFSVTIKRVPGGKVSNWLHDTLHEGQELAVHGPVGLFNAMDFPSPKVLYLSGGVGITPVMSMARWFYDTNGNVDMVFVHSARSPKDIIYHRELEHMASRIDNFSLHIICEKHGLGEPWAGYRGYLNQKLMELIAPDYLEREIFCCGPTPYMNAVKRLLESSGYDMSRYHEESFGATPAEVKADAVEHAEQAAEAAELDASDLHQVEFTATGKSIRVAPGETVHAAAAKLGLMIPKACGMGICGTCKVLKLGGEVEMEHNGGITDEDVAEGYILSCCSVPKGDVRIEY; this comes from the coding sequence ATGTCCAACAGCTTCCTCAATCCGGTCAGCACCCAGACCTGGGCCAACGGCCGCCACATCGTCCGCTGCGTCAAGGTGATCCAGGAAACCTGGGATGTGCGCACCTTCTGTTTCATGGCCGACCAGCCGATCATGTTCTTCTTCAAGCCCGGCCAATTCGTCACCCTGGAGCTGGAAATCGATGGCGAGCCGATCATGCGCTCCTACACCATCTCCAGTTCACCCTCGGTGCCCTACAGCTTCTCGGTAACGATCAAGCGCGTGCCCGGCGGCAAGGTCTCCAACTGGCTGCACGACACCCTGCACGAGGGCCAGGAACTGGCGGTGCATGGGCCGGTCGGGCTGTTCAACGCCATGGATTTTCCCAGCCCCAAGGTGTTGTACCTGAGCGGCGGCGTCGGCATCACCCCGGTGATGTCCATGGCCCGCTGGTTCTATGACACCAACGGCAATGTCGACATGGTCTTCGTCCACAGTGCGCGCTCGCCCAAAGACATCATCTATCACCGCGAGCTTGAGCACATGGCCTCGCGGATCGACAACTTCAGCCTGCACATCATTTGCGAGAAGCATGGCCTGGGCGAGCCCTGGGCGGGCTACCGAGGCTACCTGAACCAGAAGCTGATGGAGTTGATCGCCCCGGACTACCTGGAGCGGGAGATCTTTTGCTGTGGCCCGACGCCGTACATGAACGCGGTCAAGCGCCTGCTCGAAAGCAGTGGCTACGACATGAGCCGCTACCATGAAGAGTCGTTCGGTGCGACGCCCGCCGAGGTCAAGGCCGATGCCGTCGAGCACGCCGAACAGGCTGCCGAAGCTGCCGAGCTCGATGCCAGCGACCTGCACCAGGTGGAATTCACCGCCACCGGCAAGAGCATCCGCGTGGCCCCGGGCGAGACCGTGCACGCGGCAGCGGCCAAGCTCGGTCTGATGATCCCCAAGGCCTGCGGCATGGGCATCTGCGGTACCTGCAAGGTGCTCAAGCTGGGCGGCGAGGTGGAGATGGAGCACAACGGCGGCATCACCGATGAAGATGTGGCGGAGGGTTACATTCTGTCTTGTTGCAGTGTGCCGAAAGGGGATGTGCGGATCGAGTACTAG
- the gbcA gene encoding glycine-betaine demethylase subunit GbcA, with the protein MDVTATLSLGDPLEPARKATAEMLQSRERTFSLPQPFYCDERLFQIDMEEIFQKEWLIAGMTCEIPTKGNFITLQIGKNPILVVRGAEGQVHAFHNVCRHRGSRLCTSDKGKVAKLVCHYHQWTYELDGRLLFAGTEMGADFDMKQYGLKPVNVKTAGGYIFISLAENPPAIDDFLATLNHYMEPYDMENTKVAVQTTLMEKANWKLVLENNRECYHCSGSHPELLKTLLEWDDVTDPRADQAFKDHVAASAAAWDAEKIPYAHASFGLRNRIVRMPLLKGTVSMTLDGKQGCQKLMGRIKNPDLGSMRILHLPHSWNHCMGDHIIVFTVWPISAQETMVTTKWLVHKDAVEGVDYDPARMRQVWDATNDQDRRLAEENQRGINSSAYQPGPYSKTYEFGVVNFVDWYSERVLNNLGAAPAPYLKGVAAQ; encoded by the coding sequence ATGGACGTCACCGCAACTTTGAGTCTGGGCGATCCACTGGAACCTGCACGCAAGGCCACCGCCGAGATGCTGCAGAGCCGCGAGCGGACCTTCTCGCTGCCGCAGCCGTTCTACTGCGACGAGCGCCTGTTCCAGATCGACATGGAGGAAATCTTCCAGAAGGAATGGCTGATCGCCGGGATGACCTGTGAAATCCCGACCAAGGGCAACTTCATCACCCTGCAGATCGGCAAGAACCCGATCCTGGTGGTGCGCGGTGCCGAGGGCCAGGTGCATGCTTTCCACAACGTCTGCCGCCATCGCGGTTCGCGCCTGTGCACCAGCGACAAGGGCAAGGTCGCAAAGCTGGTCTGCCATTACCACCAGTGGACCTACGAACTGGACGGTCGCCTGCTGTTCGCCGGTACCGAGATGGGTGCCGACTTCGACATGAAGCAATACGGGCTAAAGCCTGTGAATGTGAAGACCGCCGGTGGCTACATTTTCATCAGCCTGGCCGAGAACCCGCCGGCGATCGATGACTTCCTCGCCACCCTGAACCACTACATGGAACCCTACGACATGGAGAACACCAAGGTGGCGGTGCAAACCACCTTGATGGAAAAGGCCAACTGGAAGCTGGTGCTGGAAAACAACCGCGAGTGCTACCACTGCAGCGGCTCGCACCCCGAACTGCTGAAAACCCTGCTGGAATGGGACGACGTCACCGACCCGCGCGCCGACCAGGCGTTCAAGGACCACGTCGCCGCCTCGGCCGCGGCCTGGGATGCCGAGAAGATCCCTTACGCCCACGCCAGCTTCGGCCTGCGCAACCGCATTGTGCGCATGCCGCTGCTCAAGGGCACGGTATCGATGACCCTGGACGGCAAGCAGGGCTGCCAGAAGCTCATGGGCCGGATCAAGAACCCCGACCTTGGCTCGATGCGCATCCTGCACCTGCCGCACTCGTGGAACCACTGCATGGGTGATCACATTATCGTCTTCACTGTGTGGCCAATCAGCGCCCAGGAGACCATGGTCACCACCAAGTGGCTGGTGCACAAGGATGCGGTTGAAGGCGTGGACTACGACCCGGCGCGCATGCGCCAGGTGTGGGATGCCACCAACGACCAGGACCGGCGCCTGGCGGAAGAGAACCAGCGTGGGATCAACTCCAGCGCTTACCAGCCTGGCCCTTACTCGAAGACCTATGAATTTGGGGTGGTGAACTTTGTCGACTGGTACAGCGAGCGGGTCTTGAACAACCTGGGGGCAGCGCCGGCGCCTTATCTCAAGGGTGTGGCTGCGCAGTAG